In one window of Paenarthrobacter nicotinovorans DNA:
- the argJ gene encoding bifunctional glutamate N-acetyltransferase/amino-acid acetyltransferase ArgJ — MTITAPKGFRAAGITAGIKASGKPDLALVVNDGPSKAAAAVFTSNRVAAAPVHWSRQVVSDGRVDAVVLNSGGANACTGPQGFQNTHATAEKVAAVLGISASDVVVCSTGLIGEQLPMDKIIPGVEAAAKELSEDGGAAAATAIMTTDSVSKEAVFAGKDAEGKPFTVGGIAKGAGMLAPGLATMLVVLTTDAEVPANELDVVLRDATRVTFDRADSDGCMSTNDTVVLLASGASEALPSAEQLSEAVTAVCAELARKLIGDAEGASHDIAIRTFNAASERDAETVSRSVARSNLFKAAIFGKDPNWGRVLSAVGTTDAVFEADQLNVAMNGIQICRNGAIGDDRNLVDLEPREVLVEIDLQAGDAEATIWTNDLTHDYVHENSAYSS; from the coding sequence GTGACCATTACCGCACCCAAGGGATTCCGGGCCGCCGGCATCACAGCCGGCATCAAGGCCTCAGGCAAGCCGGATCTGGCACTCGTCGTCAACGATGGTCCGTCCAAGGCGGCCGCCGCGGTTTTCACCTCCAACCGCGTGGCAGCTGCCCCTGTTCACTGGTCCCGCCAAGTTGTCAGCGATGGCCGCGTGGATGCCGTAGTGCTGAACTCCGGCGGCGCCAACGCCTGCACCGGCCCGCAGGGCTTCCAGAACACCCACGCAACCGCTGAGAAAGTGGCGGCGGTGCTGGGAATCTCAGCTTCCGACGTCGTGGTGTGCTCCACCGGGCTGATCGGCGAGCAGCTGCCCATGGACAAGATCATCCCGGGTGTCGAAGCCGCCGCCAAGGAGCTCTCCGAGGACGGTGGCGCAGCCGCGGCAACCGCCATCATGACCACGGACAGCGTCTCCAAGGAAGCTGTCTTCGCGGGTAAGGATGCAGAAGGCAAGCCGTTCACCGTCGGCGGTATCGCCAAGGGTGCGGGGATGCTGGCACCAGGCCTGGCCACCATGCTGGTGGTCCTTACCACCGACGCTGAAGTACCGGCGAACGAGCTCGACGTAGTGCTCCGGGACGCCACGCGCGTCACGTTCGACCGTGCAGACTCGGATGGCTGCATGTCCACGAACGACACCGTGGTGCTGCTCGCTTCAGGTGCTTCCGAGGCCCTGCCGTCGGCAGAGCAACTCAGCGAAGCGGTAACCGCCGTCTGCGCTGAGCTTGCCCGCAAGCTGATCGGCGACGCCGAAGGTGCCAGCCACGACATCGCCATCCGCACCTTCAATGCCGCCAGCGAACGTGACGCTGAAACCGTCAGCCGCTCCGTGGCCCGCTCCAACCTCTTCAAAGCGGCCATCTTCGGCAAAGACCCCAACTGGGGCCGCGTGCTGTCCGCCGTAGGAACCACCGACGCTGTGTTCGAAGCGGACCAGCTCAACGTCGCCATGAACGGCATCCAGATCTGCCGCAACGGTGCGATCGGTGATGACCGGAACCTGGTGGACCTCGAACCGCGCGAAGTGCTCGTGGAAATTGATCTCCAGGCCGGCGACGCCGAAGCGACTATTTGGACCAACGACCTCACGCACGACTACGTGCACGAGAACAGCGCCTACTCGAGCTGA